AGTGGATCCCCAGGGCTTTTAAGAAATGTTCGGTGAGTCGTCCCATCGTGCAAGATACAATCTTGAAAGGGCGTCAAAATTTGCGATTGGATTTCTTCCGAAAAAGAACTGAACAGATCATTTTCTGCATGCACAAAGACGTGCATACAGCGCAAGATCGCACACGCCCAACGTTGTAACTGCTGTTCCTGGGGGTCTTGTGAACTTGCATAAACTAGCAGCTTGCGAATGTCAGAAAGATTTCTGCGATCTAAAAACACCTCGGGAATTTCAGTTTCCAAAAAACCCAATTTTTCGATCATTAAAACCAAGGCGCGGCGGTGGTAGTACCAAAGTTTTTCAGAATCGCTTTCGCGGGAGATATCAAAACCGTAGCTTAACAAAAATGAGGTGGCTGCATCAATGTTGTGAATATTCAGCTTGGGGATTTCGATGGCCGAATGCCCCCCAACGACGGAATCAAGAATAGAAGAATCAAATATGAAACGTTGAGGCATGCCCCTAGTTTAAACCGGGGCAAGGTCGAAGCAAGACGCAGCGCTTTACTTAAAAAGCGCTGAAACTGGAATTCTAAATGAACCTAAGGTTCCTGACTCAGGCGTTCCGTTGTCATAACGAACTTTATTTTCGTAAACAACGTGGCCTTGGGCTTCGCCACCTACAACTTGACCCTGAATGTCAAAGGTGCCGAAAGAATCTTCAAAGCGAACTTCGAAAGTTCTTGATTGAGTGTCATAGTGTCCAGACACAGCGTTCGTAAAGTTGATTTCATAGGGCTTAATAACTTGGCCTTCTGACATCTGACCAACAAGGCTATCAACGATTTGAATGAAAATCGCCGAACCATTCTTAACGACATTTCCACTGGTATCAAATTTCAAAGTAGCACTGAAGTTTGCCTTACAAATACCTTGGAAGTTTTTTGGATCTAAAGTCGCAGAGATTAAACCTAGGACTTCCACTTCCGTTGTATAAAGAGTGCCTGTTCCAGCAGCACCTTTAGAACAAGTCACATCACCAGTATAAGGAGACGTTGGCACTGTTGTTTGCGTTACGTTATTGCCGCGGCCTGCGACGCGAGTTCCAGCAGTTTCTTTCTTAGCACAGCCACTAAAAAGGACTGCCGTTAAAAGCAAAGCGCTTACAGATTTATTAAAGAAAGTTGGATTCATAACTGCCTCCTACAATCAGTAGAGGCAAGGTTCGGACCATTTCAAATTTAATATATAGGCTTTAATAAGCAAAAAGCCGTCTCAGAGTGAGACAGCTTTATGAAAGAGACATTTTGCGGGCACTGTTGATCAGAGGGTTTACAGAACGCGGTCAATGGCCTTTAGAACGTCGATTTCATTCTTAAGCCAAGTGTAGGCGCCGCTATCTAACCAACCCTTATCAGAAAGGGCTTTAGCTACAGCCTCTGGATCCGCAGAGTTTAGATCAGCTAAAGGATCAGCCAGCTTCACAAATGCCGTTATTTTATCAAACTGATGCTGGCGAACTAAAGCTTTTTTAAGATGCATATCAAAGCTTAAACCTTTTGAAGACAGCAAAGACGCCCAAGTTGCTCTTTCCAAGGAATTTAGGAAGGGCTTCGGAACTGTCACTTCAGTTTGTTTTTCGCCGACTTTAACTTGAGCGGTTCCTACATGAGCTTGCAACAAATCTAGATAAAGCTGTACTAGGTCTGCTGCTTCTGATTCTTTCAATAAACCTTTGCCTAAGACTGCAGTGACAACATCGTTTTTTCCGTCAGGACTAGTGAGGTGTTCTTCCTTCGGCAAAAGAACGCGCATTGCAGAGTGAAGTGCTTTTGCATTCAACGGAATGATGGAGTTAAAGAAACCCAAGATCTTCCCTTGTTGATCATTGGTCAGAACATAATCACGGCCACCCAAGGTTTTTCCGCTGGTAAAATAAGGTGCGTTTTTAAGTTCATTGATTTGTTCTACAAGCCAATTTGTCGCAATTGAACCATCCGGATTTCTTAAAAGGGCATTTAACAAAGCGGCATAACCGCCCGCCATTTTTAAAGAACGCATTCTTTCGTATTGAAGACCTGCATCCGTTCCCATTTTTGAAACAAGAACCTGGCCACTTTTAATGCTATCTAAAGAAGCAAATGTCCCAGTAAGCTCATTATTTTTTCTGATTTCAAATAAAAACTTACCGACAAATTTTAAAGGCTCAACATTGATTTTTCCGAACTTCAAAGTATCTGCCAAAACAGTATCAATTTCGTTTACTACGGTCGGAGCATCAGCGGGATAAATTCGGCCAATGATGGAAGCAAAAAGAACTTTAACAAAATTCTTTCTTTCTTTTTGTTGCGACAGAACTTCCTGCAACATCGGGTTGTTGCCGGCATCAAAACGGTCACAGCCATAGATTTGCATGCCGTTGACACCAGCAACACTGATATCGTCGTCAGTGCAATATTTAGAAATTTTCTGATCCAAAGCTTTATCATCGGCAGAGTAAGCCCAGTCCATCGCCATTTTGTCATAGGCAAGCGGAGCCACCTTCAAACGAGCAGCCATCAGGATATTATCAATTCCTGAAGTGTAGTCCATGATGCTCGTGCTAGTTTCTAATCCCTGATGATTTGGGTCTTTCAAGTAATTTTTGGCTGCGGCTTCAATTTCTTGAACAGAAACTTTCGCGGAATAAGAACCGGCGAAATTATGGCGCATACCCAAAGCGTGACCAATTTCATGGGCGACAGTGGCTCTGACGCTGTCACGGGCTAAACGCAGTCTTTGTGAATCACTAGCTTCGTTGGAAATTGTCTGTAAGGCAGCAAGCGTCGGCTTAAGGTCACAAGCGATAGCTCCGCCAACTACTGGTGAATCACCGTTAAGCCCTACAAGGTCAGTACTTCCAACCTTAGTGAACACCGAAGGCATAAATACTTGAGCACGCAAAAGCTCTCCCGTTAGTGGATCTGATTGGCCGATGGCATAGGCTGCCCCCGCATCCAACCAAGGAATCCATCTGATCATGATGCTGCGATCTTGGGGACCTTCTGCTGGATTAACACCTGTTTTTACGGCGATAATCTCTTTACCGAAAACATGATTCCAGTATAGGGCCGCCTCTTTAACAGCATCCAAGTACAAAGCTGGAACTGAAGAAGAAATACGAACAGTGATAGGCCCTTTTTCAAGGGAGGTGTCCCACTTCGTAATAAGGTTCACAGGCTCTGTGCTAAAACCTTCTTTTGAAATCTTAGTGACGAAGAAACCGGCTCTGCGGGATTTGTCGTATTCTTTTTTATGGAAGCTTGAAGATAAATTATAAGCGCGGATTTGAATGTTCATCGCTAAAGTTTCTTCGCGATTTTCAATATCCATGGATTTTTCAGAAGAAGCTTTAATAACACCGCTATTGATTTTAGCGATTTGCTCTAGCTCAATATTTTTTTCGTCGTATTTGATATTGCGAACAAAAGAATCAATAACTGGTAACGAAGTAAATGAGCTTTCCACAAGATTGTTATTCTTGCCACGAACTGCATCCACATCATAGGAAGATTGCAGAATGAAAGTTTTTAAACCTTGGCCCCAATTGAAAGTGATGGTCTTTGCATCTTCGGATACAACTTCAAAAGTTTGAATCAGATTCACCGTCTGAATTTCACTGTAAATGCTGGTAAAATTTTGACCCAAGATGGCAATGCGGTTTCCTGATTTTTCAAAGCTTACAACAAGGGGTTTTAGATCGTACCACTGCGGAGTCGCTCCGGAAGTTTTGCCAGAAGCGATAAGTAAAAAGATTTTACCTAAAGAATCTTTTTGAATCGTGATGCAAGATTCACAGTTGCTTGCGCTTGGAGCGAACGTTTCAAGCATATTGAGTGGAGCTTGTTTAGCTTCAACGTTGATAACTTTTTCTTTAATGATGGTTTCTTTGGTGCAAGCTGCGAGACTTAAAATCGCCAACAAGGACGCAATCACAAACGGTGTGTTTTTCAAGCGCATTACAAGGACCCCCCAAATCTGAAAATCAGATAGCATTTATGCCAAAGAATTGTAAAGATCGAAAGGCACCTGAAAAAAAAGTACTTAGTGTTAACAACCTCGACACAGGAGCCCCTATGCAGGCCAATAAAACCTTCTTCGGTCACCCTCGCCCGCTTTTCACCTTGTTTTTTACCGAGATGTGGGAACGTTTTTCATTCTATGGGATGAGGGCGCTTCTGGTGCTTTATATGACCCAATACCTTTTTAACGAAGCCCAGGCCGGTAAAGAGGTGTGGGGATATGCTGCAATTCGTGGTGCGATTGAATATTTTTTCGGGCCTTTGAATAACCAAGCGCTGTCTTCTCAAATATACGGCCTTTATACGGGACTCGTGTATTTTACGCCTTTCTTCGGCGGCCTTATTGCTGACCGTTATTGGGGACAAAAACGCTCAGTTTACGTGGGCGGAGTATTGATGGCCATCGGCCACTTCCTTATGGCGGTGGAAAGCCTGTTCTTCCCGGCCCTGCTGTTTTTAATCCTAGGGAACGGTTTCTTTAAACCCAACATTTCAACCCAAGTGGGCGGCCTTTATCAAGAGGGCGACTCTCGCCGCGATCGCGCCTTTACTTTATTTTATATGGGCATCAACCTGGGGGCCTTCTTTTCGCCGCTGGTGTGCGGAACCCTGGGACAAAAAGTGGGCTGGCACTGGGGCTTTGGCGCCGCGGGTATCGGGATGTTGATTTCTTTAGTCGTTTATCACTTTGGTGGAAAGAACCTGCCGGAATCAAAAACTTTTTATGCAAAAGCGCAAGAGTTAAAATCAGACACCAAACTGACTCGCACAGAGTGGGTTCGCACTTGCGCATTAACTTTTCTTTGCTTAGTGACGATTTTTTTCTGGGGCGTTTACGAGCAACAAGGAAACACGTTGCAACTATGGGCTGATCAAAGCACCGACTGGAATTTCTTTGGTTGGGAGATTCCATCGACGTGGTATCAATCGTTCAATCCATTTATTATTTTCTTAGCGGCTCCGCTTTTGGATCGTTACTGGGGTTGGCAAGCACGCAGAAATAAAGAAGCTTCTACCGTTACAAAAATGGCCATTGGCTGCGTGATGGGTACGTTAGCTTTGGCGGTGATGCTTGTTGCTGCAAAAAATGTTGGCGATGGACGTGGCAGCGTTTTATGGCTTCTTGGATCTACGTTCCTGTTAACAATGGGTGAGCTTTATATTTCACCCATTGGTTTGTCTTTAGTGACGAAGGTTTCACCAACTAAAATCGTTTCGATGATGATGGGTGTTTGGTTCCTAGCGACTTTCTTTGGAAACTACATCGCAGGATACATCGGCAGCTACTATGACAGAATGCCGAAGGAAAACTTCTTCTTATTGCTCGCGGTCCTTAGCCTTGCGCCGGCGATTTTATTCCTGGTGAGCCATAAGGTCCTTACTAAAGCGTTAAGCAAAGAGGGTTTGAACAATCCAGCTCCAGGTGCCCAGCGCACAGTGGAAGTTTAGGTGGAAGTTTAGGCTGTATCTTCACAAGGGATCTTGAAACAGAACCATGCTTGCAATGACAATATCGTTAAGGATGGTTCTATGGAATGCAAAGTTCATTGTCCCTTCTGTCGCGAAAAATTTTCGATCGAAGTTCTTAAAGAAGACGGCGATGATCAGGATTTTATCTGGGATTGCGAAATCTGCTGTCATCCCATTGATATCCATGCCCGTTGGGATGCTGATCACGAGAAGTTTGCGATCTCCGTCAGTCGTGGCGAAGGCTATGACGAAATGCCTATTTAATTGACTTTTCCATCGGGTCCATGAGCTTATGGGCCTATGCAAATCCGGCCACTTTCTAAATCAGATCTGCCTGCGGTAAAAACTTTTACCGATAAAACCATTGGGCTTAATTATTTTAGCCTTCAAGAACTGCAAGAGTGTCATGACAAATCCCTTTCAAGTGGGATCATGTGCTCGTTTGTTTTAGAAAATGAAAGTGGCATTCAAGGATTTCGCTTGGCTTATCCACCAGGAACTTGGAGCAAAGGTAAAGGCAGTAAACTGCGCTCGGACTTGTGGCAGGTTCCGCTTGAATCAGTAGGCTACTTTCAAAGTTTATTTCTAGCTGATTCAGCACAAGGACAAGGTTGGGGGCCGCGCTTATCTGAGGCTTCAATTGAAAGTTTTAAAAAATTAAACACCAAAGCCATCATCACTCACGCTTGGAAAGAATCTCCGAATAATTCTTCGATTCGATATTTAACGAAATTTGGTTTTAAAAGTGTGACAACCCATCCTGAATATTGGGTGGATGTGGATTATGAGTGTGTTTTAGATGGAAAACCTTGTCGTTGCACCGCTGAAGAAATGATTAAATATCTAGAGGAAGCATGAGCATTTCTTATTGGCTGACTCACAAGGATAGCTTTAATTCTTCGGCAGCTTCGTCGTCCCATTATGATTTTATTATTGTCGGCGCGGGTATTGCGGGACTTTCAACGGCGTACTGGTTGCTTCAAGAAAATCCAAATTCAAAGATAGCCATTCTTGAAAGAAACACGGTGGGCTTCGGTGCTTCAGGCAGAAATGCAGGTTTTGTGACTTGTGGATCGACTGAACATTTTATCAAACTTTATGAACAATTCGGATTGCAAAAAGCTTCGGAAATTTGGAAGTTTTCAGAGGATAACCGCCGACTTCTATTAGAGCATATCGTGCAAGATCAGACAGATCTTGTAGATTATAGACATACTGGCTCTTGCACTGTTGCTCCGAGTTCTGCCCATTGGTCTAAATACAAAAAAACCGCAGACCTGATGAAGGTCTGTGGCATTGATGTTCATGAAGTTGATCCTCAAAATTTAGAAGCTGATTATGGTGTGACAGGATTTGAAGGTGGCATTCAGTATACTGGTGACGGTTATATTCATCCGATTAAACTTTTGCAGCTATTACGATCAAAAATCAAAGTTGACATTTTTGAACACACTGAAGTTCTTAAGATCGAATCTGCTGGGGATGAAAAGGTTCATACTTCTGCAGGCGTTTTCACGGCCGATAAAATTATTTTTACCGTGAACGCCTATTTGCCACTGCTTTTAAATAATTTTTCAGATGTGATCAAACCTGGGCGTGGTCAGATTTTAGTAACCGAACCGCTTCCCGCCTTCGTTAAAGGTCCTTGCTATCTTACCAAGCACCTTTGTTATTTTAGACAACTTCCGACAGGACATTTACTTGTTGGTGGTTTTAGAAATCTAGATTTAGACAAAGAAAACACCCACGAAGATCAAATCACCAACCTTATTCAGACGGCGATTTTTGATTTTATTAAAAGCCATTTCAAATTTGGGCCGCAGGCTAAGATTGCCTACCAATGGTCAGGCATTATGGGATTCACCCCGGATGGTCAGATGATGATTGGAAGCTTGCCTGAAAATAAAAACATTCATGTGATGGCAGGCTGTTCAGGCCATGGGATGGGACTTAGTTTCAACGCGGCCCACACCCTGGTGAAGTCCTTACATGGAATACCAGTACCTGAACATTTGTCGTTAGGTCGTTTTTTTTTAAAGAGCTAGTTCCGGTTTTCTAATTTGCAAATTCCACAACTGCGCATATGTTTGGCCCTTTTGCAGCAACGCTTCGTGAGTTCCCTCTTCCGCAATTTCACCGTTCACCACGACACAGATTTTATCTGCATGGGTGACGGTAGAAAGTCTATGGGCAATGATGATCGTCGTTCTATCCTTGGAAATCTCTGCTAAAGATTTTTGAATCACAGCTTCTGTTTCATTATCCACAGCTGAGGTTGCTTCATCCAAAATAAGCACCGGCGGATTTTTTAATATCACACGGGCGATGGACAGTCTTTGTCTTTGACCACCCGAAAGCTTCTGACCTCGTTCACCGATGATCGTATCAATTCCCTGTGGCAGCTTATCAATAAACTCATCAGCGTAAGCCTTTTTTGCAGCAGCAAGGACTTCTTCCCGAGTAGCTCCAGGTGCCCCGTAGGAGATGTTTTCATAGATAGTCCCATGAAACAAAAATACATCCTGACTGACAACACCGATTTGTCCACGCAGATTCCGGGGATCACAAGTTTCGATATCAAGACCACCCAACAGAATTTTCCCTTGGGTTGCTTGATAAAATCTTAAAAGAAGTTTTGTAATCGTGCTTTTTCCTGATCCCGTAGGCCCCACAATGGCGACGGTTTTTCCGGCTGGAACTTGAAGGTCGATATTTTTAAGAACCGGAATCCCGTTAGCATAAGAAAAACTAAGATTTTTAAAATCAATAGACATGTCTTTATTGAACATGACTGAAGGTTTCAACGTTTCTAACTGAATTTTTGCTGATAACAAATCCAGGACGCGATCTGCAGAGGCCATGGCTCTTTCAAAAAGATCCACGGTGTTTGCTAAGCCCGTTAAAGGCCACAGTAAACGTTGAGTTAAAAACACCAAAACGCCATAAGAACCCACATTCAGTTCCCCATTTAAGGTCATCATCCCACCCATCACAAACGTGGAAATAAACCCCATAAGAACAGCCATGCGAATCAGCGGATTAAATCGCGATGAAATCTTAATCGCTTTAGAATTTGATTCGACATAGTTATGGCTATCTTCAGATACTCTTTTTGCTTCACGGGCTTCAGCCACAAAACTGCGAATAGTCGCAATTCCACTGATGTTATTGGCTAACCTTGCACCAATAAGTCCAGCCCGGTCACGAACTTCTAAATACAAAGGTGCCGCCTGCTTTTGAAAATAAAAGGCGCCCGCCAAGATAATCGGAATTGGCAGAAAAGCAAAAATGGCGATCTTGGGCGCGATAAAGAAAAACACGGCTCCGATAAGAACCACAGCCGTAAATACTTGAATAAGACTGTTCATGCCTTCATTTAAGAATCTTTCTAACTGATTGATATCGTCATTCAGAATAGACACCAATCCGCCTGTACTGCGATCCTCAAAATACGCCATATCTAACTTTTGCAGATGGGTGTAAGCATCAACACGGAATTCGTGCTGCAAGGATTGCGCTAATCCTCGCCACTTCACTAAAAGAAGATACTCAAACAACGACTCAAAACCCCAAATGGCCAAGGTAAGAACAGACAATAAAATCAGTTGGTGCAGCGGCGTTTCTACACCCCATTGAGCCAAAAAAGACTTTTCCTGATTCACTACCACGTCAATAGCAATCCCGATCAGGATTTCAGGAGCGATATCAAAAAGTTTATTTAAAAAGGAATACAACGACCCAAGATAAAAATCTTTTTTGTGATTAGCGCTATACTTAAACAATCGCGCGAAGGATTTAAATGAACTTTTATGCAAGGCAGACATCGGAATTCCTTTGGTTGTGCACCTTATAGTAAAGCAATTCAAAAAAGTCATTACTCAGCCAGGAAATAACAACCAAGTGAAAGAAAATAAAAAAGGCCCACCATCTGGCAGGCCTTTTTAAGCTTATCTATCCTAGAAACTCCTATTTGTAGAACTTCGAGTTCGATTTCGCCATATTACTTAGAGGCACAGAAGGTTTCAAACGCGGCGCTTTTCTGTTAGCAGCGTAGGTCGCCAATTGGTCAGCCACGTATTGGCTTCCCACAGAGTCAGCGTACTTCATCAAACCACCACGGAATGGTGGGAATCCAGTGCCCATGATCATCGCTAGATCCACTTCATGCGGAGTTTCAACGATACGGTCTTCAATCAAAGCCAAAGAACACTCATTCACCATGGCAAACACACCCCGCTCAATGCACTCTTTAGTGTCGTGCGGATTCGTTGGTTGCCCTAAGCCTAAAGCAGCATACACCGATTGATCTACATCACCGCGTTTGCCGTCTTCAGAATAATGATAGAAACCTTTTCCATTTTTACGGCCCAGTCTTCCAGATTTTTCTAAAGCCACCATACAGTCAGCAAGCTCAATACGATCCCCGAAAGCTTTCTTGAAGATTTTTAGAACCTTGATACAAACATCAAGACCGACTTCATCCATCAACTCAAACGGTCCCATTGGCATACCAAATTCTTTTACGTACGCTTTATCAACCACTTCGATGCTCATACCTTCTTGCATTAAGAAAGCAGCTTCAGCCATGTATGGAAGTAACAAGCGATTTACCAAGAAGCCCGGTCCGTCTTTCACAACAACAGGCATTTTGCCCATTTTTTTAGAAAGTTCGTAAATCGTCGCAATAGTTTCATCCGAAGTTTTTTCACCACGAATAACTTCAACCAGTGGCATCTTATTTACCGGGTTAAAGAAGTGCATGCCTGCAAAATACTCTGGGCGTGGATGACCTTTGGCCATTTCAGTCACAGATAAAGAACTTGTGTTCGTCGCGATGATGGCGTCAGGGCGCATTTGGCCAGCGCACTCACCGATCACTTTTTGCTTGATACCCATGTCTTCAACGATCGCCTCTACAACCACATCAAGATTTTTAAATCCTGAATAGTCCGTCGTTACAGAAACGGCGTCGATCTTTTGTTGATATTGATATTTATCGATGGATTTACGTTTTAATAACTTCATCCACAGGTCACTAGCGTGTTTAAGACCCTTACCAAGAGCTTCTTGATTTAAGTCTTTCATTCGCACTTGGATACCTTTATCCGCAGCCACGTAAGCGATACCACCGCCCATTGTACCTGCACCTAAGATACCAAGACCTTTAACGTCACGAGGTTTTACATCCACCCCAGGAACGCCATTTTGTTTTTTCACCATTTCCGTTAAGTAAAAAACATGAATCAGATTTTTTGAAATATCCGTCGTGCCAAGTTCACAGAAGCCTTCACGTTCAATGCGCATTCCTGCTTCGCGGTCTGACATGCCGTAGGTTTTTTGAATTACTTCCAACGCTTTTAGTGGCGCTGGGTAATGACCTTTTGTCGCTTTAAGAACGCCTTCTTTCGCTTTCTTAAACACGATTCCGCGACCCAAAGGACCTTCTAAGATACCATTTACTAAACCTTGCGGTTTAAATTTCTTACGGCGTTTACGAGAACCACCCGCGATAATTTCTTTAGCCCATTTGATGGCTTGTTCTTGCAGAAGATTCTGGTGAACCACTTTATCAACAAGACCGATCTTCAAAGCTTTTTTAGAGTTTACTGACTTACCAGCTAGGATGATATCCAAGGCCGCTTGCAAACCCATCACGCGTGGCCCACGTTGAGTCCCGCCGAAACCAGGCAAGATGCCTAATTGAATTTCTGGAAGACCTATTTTGGTCGAAGAATCATCGGAAGCAATACGGTAATCACATGCAAGGATGAATTCACAACCACCACCCATACAAGCTCCGTTAATCGCAGAGATTGTTGGCATTGGCAGATCTTCAACTAGATTCATCACATCCTGACCACCTTTTACGGCAGCATCAAACTGCTCTTTAGTAGTCATAGCTTTGATTTCTTCGATATCCGCACCTGCGATAAAAATCTTAGGCTTATTGGATTTAAAGATAACTGCTTTATAAGAAGAATTTTTAAGTTCACCTAAAACTTCTTTTAGGCGCATCATCACAGGCGTAGAAAATTTATTAACTTTTTCACCAACAAGATCAAATTCAACAATGGCAATTTCACCTTCTGGAACAATCTTGATGCTTTCTTGAATAGACATTTTTGTAAACTCCTAGTTGCGAAATAAATCTGTTTCAAATTTTGGAGCAGCTCCGCAAGGAGCTACTCCAGCTTTTGCGGCCCTTCGGCCGCTGCAGCACTGTGGCCTGCCGGCCGCAGCACTGTGGCCTGCAGGCCGCTTACCCTTCATTTTCTAGTATCAGCGCGCCGCCTTGGCCTCCGCCGATACATAAAGTAGAAAGACCGTATTGTACGTTTCTGCGTTTCATTTCTTTAGCCAATGTAAGAACGATACGTGTTCCAGTTGCACCCACAGGGTGACCGAAAGCGATTGCTCCACCGTTCACATTCAAGATGTCATCACGGATTTCACCGACTTTAGAATTCAATCCCAATTTTTCCTGAGCGAACTTGTCTGAATCCATCGCTTTTTGGCAGGCCATAACTTGCGCAGCGAAAGCTTCATTCAATTCAACCAAACCAATGTCTTTCATACCAAGACCCGCACGTTTCAATGCTAACGGACTTGCGTAAGCCGGTCCTAATCCCATGCGCTCTGGTTCTAAACCAGCAAAGCCATAAGATCGGATAGTTGCAAGTGGCTTGTAACCAAGCGCTTCAGCTTTTTCACGAGACATCAATAAAACCATCGCCGCACCATCTGTGATCGGGCAAGAGTTACCTGCCGTGATCGAACCAGTGGCTTTATCAAAGAATGGTTTTAGTTTTGCCAAAGCTTCCATCGTTTGCGTGTCACGAGGACCGATGTCTTCAGAAACAACTTCCTTAAATTCAGGCGAAAGATAAAGCGGAGTGATTTCATCCTTCAATCTTCCATCCTTCATCGCTTTAGAAGCCAACATGTGGGAACGAAGAGCGAAGCGGTCTTGCATCTCGCGAGACAAGCCCCACTCTTTAGCAAGAATCTCTGCAGTTTGACCCATGTTGATTCCAACAAATGGATCCGTCAGACCTAGCATCACAGAAATTTGCGGGAAGTATTCACTGCGCATATTTCCTTGTAACAAGGCTTTGATTTGATTCATGTCAGCTTTTAAAAGCTTCCATAAAAGAGGTAACGCTTGCTTTGGACCTTTTGCTGCGAAAAGTTTTTCATAGATTTCTTGATGCTTTTTAGGCGGCAAT
This is a stretch of genomic DNA from Bdellovibrio reynosensis. It encodes these proteins:
- a CDS encoding 3-hydroxyacyl-CoA dehydrogenase NAD-binding domain-containing protein, which encodes MSIQESIKIVPEGEIAIVEFDLVGEKVNKFSTPVMMRLKEVLGELKNSSYKAVIFKSNKPKIFIAGADIEEIKAMTTKEQFDAAVKGGQDVMNLVEDLPMPTISAINGACMGGGCEFILACDYRIASDDSSTKIGLPEIQLGILPGFGGTQRGPRVMGLQAALDIILAGKSVNSKKALKIGLVDKVVHQNLLQEQAIKWAKEIIAGGSRKRRKKFKPQGLVNGILEGPLGRGIVFKKAKEGVLKATKGHYPAPLKALEVIQKTYGMSDREAGMRIEREGFCELGTTDISKNLIHVFYLTEMVKKQNGVPGVDVKPRDVKGLGILGAGTMGGGIAYVAADKGIQVRMKDLNQEALGKGLKHASDLWMKLLKRKSIDKYQYQQKIDAVSVTTDYSGFKNLDVVVEAIVEDMGIKQKVIGECAGQMRPDAIIATNTSSLSVTEMAKGHPRPEYFAGMHFFNPVNKMPLVEVIRGEKTSDETIATIYELSKKMGKMPVVVKDGPGFLVNRLLLPYMAEAAFLMQEGMSIEVVDKAYVKEFGMPMGPFELMDEVGLDVCIKVLKIFKKAFGDRIELADCMVALEKSGRLGRKNGKGFYHYSEDGKRGDVDQSVYAALGLGQPTNPHDTKECIERGVFAMVNECSLALIEDRIVETPHEVDLAMIMGTGFPPFRGGLMKYADSVGSQYVADQLATYAANRKAPRLKPSVPLSNMAKSNSKFYK
- a CDS encoding thiolase family protein, whose translation is MKSPRDVVLVEGVRTPFAKAGTKLKKVHPAELGKVALKQLIAQTNLDVNSVDEVIIGNTGNPPDAVNISRVVALNAGIPLKTSAYTVHRNCASALESITNGFEKIKSGTMDIVIAGGTESMSQMPTLPPKKHQEIYEKLFAAKGPKQALPLLWKLLKADMNQIKALLQGNMRSEYFPQISVMLGLTDPFVGINMGQTAEILAKEWGLSREMQDRFALRSHMLASKAMKDGRLKDEITPLYLSPEFKEVVSEDIGPRDTQTMEALAKLKPFFDKATGSITAGNSCPITDGAAMVLLMSREKAEALGYKPLATIRSYGFAGLEPERMGLGPAYASPLALKRAGLGMKDIGLVELNEAFAAQVMACQKAMDSDKFAQEKLGLNSKVGEIRDDILNVNGGAIAFGHPVGATGTRIVLTLAKEMKRRNVQYGLSTLCIGGGQGGALILENEG